The sequence GGGAGCTGGTGCTCGAATTCTCCCGTGACGGCGAGCGCCTGTTCCGCTCGACCAACCGCGTGATCGTGCGCTAGGGCGGCAGGAGGAGCGTCGCATGGCTGCTCAGGTCATTCCGCTTCCCGTCCCCGGCCGGCGTGCGCCGGTCGCGGCCCCCGCCGGCGAGGCGGCACAGGATTTCTCGCTGTTCCTGCGCCATGACCCCAGCGGGCAGACCGAGATGGCCTTCGCCGTCGAAGGTGTCGACTGCGCCGCCTGCATCGACGAGATCGAGGACGGCGCCGAGGCGCTGCCCGGCGTCGCCCGCGCGCGGCTCAACTACACGACGCACCGGCTGACGGTGGGCTGGAAGGCCGGCGAGGAGGCAAGGCCCGGCGAGTTGCTGGCCGCGCTGGCGCGCATCGGCTACCGCGCCTATCCCTTCGAGGCCGACCGGCTGGAGGAGATCGACAACGCGACCTCCCGCCATCTGCTGCGCTGCCTGGCGGTCGCCGGCTTCGCCATGATGAACATCATGCTGCTGTCGGTGTCGGTGTGGTCGGGCAATGTCACCGACATCACCCCGGAGACGCGCGACCTGTTCCACTGGCTCTCGGCGCTGATCGCGCTGCCAGCCGCCGCCTATGCCGGTCAGCCGTTCTTCCAGAGCGCGTTCCGGGCGCTGAAGGCCCGTTCGCTCAACATGGACGTGCCGATCACGCTCGGCGTGCTGCTGGCGCTCGGCGTGTCGGTGTTCGAGACGCTGAACAGCGCCGAGCATGCCTATTTCGACTCGGCGGTGATGCTGCTCTTCTTCCTGCTCACCGGCCGCTATCTCGACCACGCCATGCGCCGCAGGACGCGGGCGGAGGCCGGCAACCTCGCCGCCTTGAAGGCCACCACGGCCAACCGCATCGAGGCCGACGGCTCGCTCGTCAACGTGCCCGCCGCCGCCATAAGGCCGGGCGACGAGGTGATGCTGCGCGCCGGCGAGCGCGCCCCGGTGGACGGGGTGGTGCTGTCGGGCACCGCCTCGGTGGATGAGAGCCTCGTCACCGGCGAGACGCTGCCGCGCGCCGTGGCGGCGGGGCAGGCGGTGCATGCGGGCAGCCTCGTTCATGACGGCGTGCTGCGCCTGCGCACCACGGCGGTGGGCGAGGATACTTTCCTCGACGAGATCGAGCGCCTGCTCGACAAGGCCTCGACCGCGCGCGGGCGCTATATCCGCCTCGCCGACCGGGCGGCGCGGCTCTACGCGCCGATGGTGCACACGACGGCGCTGCTGTCCCTCATCGGCTGGCTCATCGCCGGCGCCTCGGTGCACCATGCGGTGCTGATCGCGGTGGCGGTGCTCATCATCACCTGCCCCTGCGCGCTGGCGCTCGCCGTGCCGGCGGTGCAGGTGGTGGCGGCCGGGGCACTGATGCGCAACGGCATCCTGCTCAATTCCGGCGACACGTTCGAGCGGCTGGCCGAAGTCGATACCGTCGCCTTCGACAAGACCGGCACGCTGACCCTGCCCGAGCCGCGCCTCGCCAATGAGGACGAGGTGCCCGCCCATCTTCTCGACGCCGCCGCACGGCTGGCGCTGGCGAGCACCCACCCGCTGGCCCGTGCCGTCGCGCACGTCCGGCCCGGCGCGGTGGCCTTGGCTGAGCTGCGCGAGGTGCCCGGCGCCGGGGTCGAGGGCGAGATCCACGGGCTGCCCGCCCGGCTCGGCAGCCCCGCCTTCTGCGGCTGCGCGGCGCTGGCGGCGCGGATCGCCGCCGGTGAGCCCGACGCCTCGCTGGTGGCGGTGCGGCTCGGCGCGGAATGCGCCGTGCTGAAGGTGCGCCAGACCCTGCGGCCGGACGCCCGCGCCGTCGTCGAGCAACTGCGCCGCGAGGGACGGCACGTGGTGCTGCTTTCCGGCGACCGCCGCGAGGCGGTGGCGCCGGTGGCGGCCGAACTCGGCATCGAGGACTGGTGGGCGGAAGCCCGGCCGGCCGACAAGATCGCGGTGCTGGAGAGCCTTTCCGCCGCCCGCCGCCGCGTGCTGATGGTGGGCGACGGGCTGAACGACGCGCCCTCGCTGGCCGCTGCCCATGTGTCGCTGTCGCCGATCACGGCGGCGGACGTGACGCGGGCGCATGCCGACGCGGTGTTTCTCGGCGAGCGGCTGGCGCCGGTGCTGACCGCCCTCGCCATCGCCGGCCGCGCCCGTCACCTGATGCGGCAGAACCTGCTGATCGCCGTGGTCTATAATTTCATCGCCGTGCCGCTGGCCATCGCCGGCTATGTGACGCCGCTGGTGGCGGCGCTCGCCATGTCTGGCTCCTCGGTCATCGTCACGCTGAACGCGCTGCGCGCCCGCCTCGGGACGCGGGGAGGGAACCCATGAGCGTGCTGCTCTATCTCGTGCCGGCGGCGCTCAGCCTCGGCCTGCTCGGCCTTGCCGCCTTCATGTGGTCGCTGCGCGCGGGCCAGTACGAGGATCTCGACGGCGCGGCGGTGCGCGTGCTCGCCGATGACGACCTCGCCGACGACGACATGGCCGTCGCCGGTCGCGCCATTGGTCCGGCCGCTGGCGCGGCGCGCGGCGGACGGCGATGAGCGCGGGCGATTTTCTCGCGCACGAGATCGGGGCGGCGCGGGCCGGACGGCTCGGCTGCGCCTGCCCGGAGGATGCGGGCAGGCCGCTGCGCCGCTCGCTCGGCGCCGGCCGGCTCGCCTGCGGCTTCGCGCTGGTGGTGCTGGCGCAGGCGCTGACGCTCGGCGTGCTGCCGCTGGCCGGCGCCATGCTGGCCCCGGCTGAATCGCTCGCCTATCTGCCGATGGCCCATGTTCCGCTCGCCGCCTTCCTGCTCGGGGCGGCGCTCGCCAGCCTGCCGGCCAGCTTCCTGCTCGACAGTTTCGGCCGGCGCGCGGGGTTCGCGCTCGGGGCCAGCCTCGGCGTCGCCGGCGGGCTGCTCGCCGCCTATGGGCTGATCCTCGCCCAATTCCCGCTGCTGGTCGTCGGTGCGCTCTGGCTCGGCGCGGCGCAGGGCTTCGGCCTGTTCTACCGCCATGCGGCGGCCTTCGGCGCCGGTGCGGCGCCGGACGGGCAGGGGCGCGCGGTGGCGCGGCTGATCGGCGCCGGGGCGCTGGCCGGCCTTGCCGGGCCGCTGCTGGCCGGCGTGGCCGAGGAGGCGTTCGCGCCCTACACCTTCGCCGGAACCCTGATCCTCGCCGCCCTCGCCCAGCTCGGCGTGCTGGCTTTCGCCGTCGTGCTGCCGGAAGCGCGCGCCTCGCACGCGGCCTTCACGGTCGAGGCGAAGGATGCCACCGCCCCCGTCGCACGGCTGCCCTGGCGGGCGGTGGTGGCGCCGACGCTGCTGGCCGCGCTCGCCTGGGGCGCGATGACCGCCACCATGGCCGGCGCGCCGCTCTCGCTCGCCGGCTGCGGGGTCGGTGTGCCGACCATTTCCGGCGTCGTCGCCTGGCATGTGGTGGCGATGTACGCGCCCGCGCTCGCCGCCGGCGCGCTGGCCGCACGCCTCGGCGCCGGAACGATGGCGCTCGCCGCGCTTCTCCTGTGCCTCGGCGCGGCCGTGGCCGCCAGCCTTTCCGCCGACGCGGTGGCGATCTCGGCGGCCTTCCTCGCCGTTGGCGCCGGCTGGTCGCTGGCCACCGCCGGCACCACGCTGATGCTGCACGGGCAGGGCGCGCCCTCGCGCCTGCAGCTCGGCGTGCATGACGGCGCGCTGCTGGTCGCGGCGCTGGCGGGCGTGCTGGTCTGAAGCGTCCCCCTCGGCTCGTCATCCCGGACGGCCGGAGGCCGATCCGGGATCGCGTGCCGCCCCCGCTCTCCGCTTCCGCAGGCGATCCCGGCTCTCGCTTCGCTCGGCCGGGATGACGGCTTCACTACCGCCGGGATGACGGCTCGACTCCGGCGGGATGACCGCCTTGCCGGCCGGGCCCCGACCATCTTCTCAGACACACTCCCAAGAGAGGCATTCCCGAGGGCACATCCGCCCCGCCGCTTCCTTGACGCCCTTCCGCTTTTATGTAAGTGATCGTTCACTGACAAAACGGAATCGGGGAAAACGGCGATGTTCACGCGGCTCATGTCGGCTCGGCGCTTCGCCCCGCTATTCTGGTGTCAGTTCTTCGCCGCCTTCAACGACAACTTCGTGAAGAACGCGATGGCGCTGCTGATCCTCTACGGCATCGCCCATGTGAACGGCGGCGCGCTGGTGACGCTGGCCGGCGGTGTGTTCATCCTGCCCTTCTTCCTGTTCTCCAGCCTGGGCGGGCAACTCGCCGATCGCTACGACAAGTCGCTGATCGCGCGCCGGGTGAAGTTCGCCGAGATCTGGATCGTGCTGGTGGCCAGCGCCGGCTTCGTGCTGCAGTCGATCCCGATGCTGTTCGCCGGCCTGTTCCTGATGGGCGTGCTCAGCGCGCTGTTCGGCCCGGTGAAATACGGCATCCTGCCCGATCATCTGGCCAAGGACGAACTGGTCTCCGGCAATGCGCTGATCGAAATGGCGACCTTCGCCGCCATTCTCGGCGGCACGGTGGCGGGCGCGCTGGCCTTCACCCATACGGGCGAATGGGCGGTGGCCGGCTTCACCTTCGTGCTGGCGGTGATCGCCTGGCTGTCCGCCCGCGCCATCCCCCGCACCCTGCCGGGCGCCCCGGATCTGGTGATCGACCGCAACATCTGGCGCAGCACCATGACGCTGCTGGCCGACCTGAAGGCCGAGCGGCCGATCTGGCGCGGCGCGCTGGTGGTCTCCTGGTTCTGGCTGGTCGGCGCGGTGGTGCTCTCCCTGCTGCCGACGCTGGTGAAGGAGAATATCGGCGGGGTGGAGGGCGTGGTGACGCTGTTCCTCGTCCTGTTCACCGTCGGCGTCGCCATCGGCTCGACGCTGGCGGCCAAGCTCTCGGAAGGGCGCATCCTGATGGCGCTGGTGCCGGCCGCCGGCATCGCCATGGGCGTCTTCGCGCTCGACCTGGCGCTGATGATGAGCGCCGCCGCGCCCGGCCCGGTGCCGGTGGGCTGGTACGATTTCCTCGTCTCCGGGCAGGGCCTGCATGCCGCCATCGGCCTGATCGGCCTCGCCGCGGCCGGCGGCGCCTTCGTCGTGCCGACCTTCGCCTATATCCAGGCCGCCGCCGACGAGGACCGCCGCGCCCGCGTGATCGCCGGCAACAACGTGCTCAACGCCGCCTTCATGGTGGTGGGGGCCGTGGTGGTGGCCGGCCTGCAGATGGCCGGCGTCGGCGCCCCGGCGCTGCTGATGCTGATCGGCGCCTGCTGCTTCGTCGCGGCGATCCTCGCCGGGCGCGCCTTTCAGGGGCAGGTGCTGCGCGACCTGATCCAGATCGTGTTCCGGGTGCTGTTCCGCGTCGAGGTGACGGGGGCCGAGCATCTCAAGGCCGCCGGCCCCGGCTCGGTGATCGCCATCAACCATGTGAGCTTTCTCGACGCGCCGCTGATCATGGCGCTGCTCGACAACGACCCCGTCTTCGCGGTCGACCGCGCCATCGCCGAGAAATGGTGGGTGAAGCCCTTCCTCAAGCTGGTGCGCGCCTTCCCGCTCGACCCGACCAAGCCGATGGCGACCCGCGACCTGATCCGGCAGGTGCAGCAGGGCGAGCAGCTGGTGATCTTCCCCGAGGGGCGCATCACCGTCACCGGCTCGATCATGAAGATCTATGACGGCTCGGCGCTGGTCGCCGACAAGGCCGACGCGCCGGTGGTGCCGGTGCGCATCGAGGGGCTGGAGCAGACCTATTTCTCCCGCCTCGACAGCCACCAGACCCGCAAGCGCCTGTTCCCCAAGGTGCGCGTCACCATCCTGCCGCCGCGCCGGCTGGAGGTCGACAAGCAGCTTCTGGGCCGCAAGCGCCGGCGTGCCGCCGGGGCGGCGCTCTATGACGTGATGAGCGATCTCGTCTTCGAGACCAGCCACACCGGCATGACCGTCTATCAGGCGGTTGAGGAGGCGGCGGTGCGGCTCGGCATGGGGCGGATCGTGCTGGAAGACCCGCTCGGCACCATCCTGTCCTATCGCAAGCTGCTGCTGGGCGTGCGGATCCTCGGCGACAAGCTGGCGCGCGAGACGGCGCGCGGCGAGAAGGTCGGCGTGCTGCTGCCCAACGCCGCCGGCGTCGCCGTCGTGCTGCTCGGCCTCTCGCGCCATGGCCGCGTGCCGGTGATGCTGAACTACACCGCCGGCCCCTCCAATCTGGTGCTGGCCTGCAAGGCGGCGGAGGTGAAGGTCGTCATCGCCTCGCGCGCCTTCGTCGAGAAGGCCCGGCTGGAGGCCGAGGTCGCCGAGCTTTCGAAGCATGTGCGGGTGCTGATGAGCGAGGACATCCGCGCCTCCGTCACCACCACCGACAAGATCAAGGCGATGCTGCCGCTGCCGGCGCCGAAGCCGGCGGACCCGGACGAGCCGGCCTTCGTGCTGTTCACCTCCGGCTCGGAGGGCACGCCCAAGGGCGTCGTGCTCTCCCACCGCAACATGCTGACCAATGTGGCGCAGGTGGCGGCGCGCATCGACTTCTCGCCCGCCGACATCATGTTCAACGTGCTGCCCGTCTTCCATTCCTTCGGGCTCACCGGCGGGCTGGTGCTGCCGATGGTGTCGGGGCTGAAGACCTATCTCTACCCCTCGCCGCTGCACTACCGGATCATCCCAGAACTGGTCTACGCCACCAACGCCACCGCCATCGTCGGCACCGACACCTTCCTCATGGGCTATGCCCGCACCGCCAACCCCTACGATTTCCGCTCGCTGCGCTTCGTGGTGGCGGGCGCCGAGCCGGTGAAGGCGGAGACGCGGCGGGTGTGGATGGAGAAGTTCGGCCACCGCATTCTCGAAGGCTACGGCGTCACCGAATGCGCGCCGGTGCTGGCGGTGAACACGCCGATGTTCAACCGCGTCGGCACGGTGGGGCGGATGCTGCCGGGCATCCACCACCGGCTTGAGCCGGTGACGGGCATCGAGGATGGCGGGCGCCTGCAGGTGCGCGGGCCCAACGTGATGCTCGGCTATGTCCGCGCCGAGGCCCCCGGCGTGCTGGAGCCGCCGGAGCACGGCTGGTACGACACCGGCGACATCGTCGCCCTCGACGAGGAGGGCTTCGTCGCCATTCGCGGCCGGGTGAAGCGCTTCGCCAAGATCGCCGGCGAGATGATTTCGCTCGCCGCCGTCGACGCCATGGCGGCGGCGCTGCGGCCGGATGGCCAGCACGTGACGGTCGCGGTGCCCGATCCCCGGCGCGGCGAGCGGGTGATCCTGATGACCACCACGCCCGACCTGTCCCGCGCGACGATGCAGGAGTTCGGCCGCGAGAGCGGGGCGACCGAGCTGATGATTCCCTCCGAAATCATGGCGATGGACGAACTGCCGCTGCTCGGCTCCGGCAAGGTGGACTTCACCCGGGCGCGCGTTCTCGCGCTCGAAGCCATCGCCGCCCGCGCCGTGGCGGGTGGAGGCAGCGCGTGAGCACGCCGCCGGGCGCCCTCGCCCCTGCCCCCGCCGGCGGCGCGCGGCGCGGGCGGGTGGGCGCCGACACGCGCGCGCGCATCGAGGCGGCGGCGCTGGAGCTTTTCGCCCGCAAGGGCGTCGACGGCACGTCGGTGCGCGACATCGCCGAGAAGGTCGGGGTCAGCGAGGGCGCGCTCTATCGCCATTTCTCCTCGAAGGACGAACTGGCGCGCGAGCTGTTCCTCACCCGCTACGCCGCGCTCGCCCGCGAGATCTGCGCCATCGAGGCGCGCGGGGAGGCGTTCGGCGCGAAGGTCGCGGCGGTGGTGGAACTCGCCTGCCGGATGTTCGACGCCGAGCCGGCGCTGTTCGCCTATCTCCTGATCCACCAGCACGCCCATCTCGCCCATGTGCCGCAGCAGGCCGAGGCCAATGTGGTGGAGGCGGTGGCGCGGCTCATACGCGGCGCCGGCGTGCCTTCCGGGCGCGTCGGCCTCGCCAGCGCGCTGGCGCTCGGCTGCGTGGTGCAGCCGGCGGTGTTCACCCTCTACGGACGGATCGAGCGCCCGCTCATCGCGCAGGCCGGGGCGATCGCGGCGGCGGTGATGGCGATCGTGGAGCAGGCGGGCGGACGCTGAACGCCGTCCTGGCCGGCTTTCTATCCCTCTCCCCGTCGGGGAGAGGGAGCCGGCGCATCGTTTCGATCAGCGCCTTGCCTGAAGGCGCGTCATCCCGGACGGCCGAAGGCCGATCCGGGACCGCTGCCCGGCAAGGCACGGCACACGATCCCGGTTCTCCGCTGCGCTTCGGCCGGGATGACGTTCAGCGACTTCTCACGACCAAGAGAAGCGCGGGGCGCGCCTCAGAACAGCTTCATGCCGGGCGGGATCGGCAGGCCGGCGGTCAGCGCCTGCGTCTTCTCCTGCACCAGACGCTCGCCCTTGGCGCGCGCATCCGCATGGGCGGCGACGATCAGGTCCTCGACGATTTCGGCCTCGTCGGGATTGAGCAGGCTCGGGTCGACGCGCACCGACTTCAGCGCGCCCTTGGCGGTGAGGCGCACATTGACGAGCCCGCCGCCCGCCGCGCCGTCGACCTCGATGGTGTCGAGCTCGGCCTGGAGCTGCTCCATCTTGGCCTGCATCTCCTTCACCTTGGACATGATGCCGAGAAGGTCTTTCATTCGGGACTCCTGTTCAGAACTCGATCTCGTCGTCCGGCCCCGGGCCGTCCTCGCGGGCGGCGATCAGGTCGGCATCGTTCATGAAGCCGGCCTCCGGCTCGTCGGGGGCGTTGGTGCGCACATCCACGATGGACGCGCCGGGAAAGCGCGCCAGCGCGGCGGCCACCAGCGGGTCGGCGCGCACGCCGGTCATCATGGCGTCGCGCTGGGCGGCGGCGCGCTCGGCCAGCGTGGGCTCGCCCTCCTCGCGCGAAATCGCCACCAGCCAGCGCCGCCCGGTCCATTCGGAAAGCTTCGACTGCAACTCCTGAACCACGTTCGGCGAGCCGCCGGGGGCGAGCGCCACCTCCAGCTTTCCGTCCTCGAAGGCGACGAGGCGGACATGGTTTTCCAGCGCGAACTTCATGCGCAGGTCGCGCTTGGCGACGGCGAGCGGGATCAGGTCCTCGAAGGTGGCGATGCCGACGCCGGGCGCCGCTTCCGCCGGCGAAGGGGCGGCGGCGGGGCGCGGCGTGCCGCGCGCGGCGACCGAGAGATGGCTGGCGGAGGCGCTCGGCGCGGCGTTCGGGGCGCTCTGCGGCGCGGGGAAGGCGCGCGGCGCGGTCGCCGCCATGGCCGAGGCGCCGCCCCCTCCGCCGCCGCCGCCGCCCGAGGGGGCGGGCGAGGAGGGTGCAGGAGGCGCCGACCGGCCGGCTTGTGCTTCGCCAGCCCCGTCGCGCAGGCGCCGCAGCGCCTCGTCCGGGGTCGGCAGGTCGCTCGCATAGGCGAGGCGCACCAGCACCATCTCGGCCGCCTGCATGGGCTTGGCCGCCTGCTGCACCTCGGCGAGCCCCTTTGTGAGCATTTGCCACGCCCGCGCCAGCACGCGCATGGACAGGCCCCTGGCGAAATCGCGCCCGCGCGTGCGCTCGGCTTCCACCAAAGCGGGGTCGTCGGCGGTCTCGGGCAGGATCTTCAGCTTGGTGACGAGATGGGTGAACTCGGCGAGGTCGGCGATCACCACCGCCGGGTCGGCGCCGGAATCGTACTGCTCGCGCAGCTCGGTCAGCGCCTGCCCGATATCGCCCTTCATCAGCGCCCCGAACAGGTCGATGACGCGGCCGCGATCGGCGAGGCCGAGCAGGGCGCGCACCTGCTCGCCATGGACCATGCCGCCCGCAGACTGGCCGCCGGAATGGGCGATGGCCTGGTCGAGCAGCGAGAGCGCGTCGCGCACCGAGCCTTCCGCCGCGCGGGCGACGAGGCTGAGCGCCTCGGTGTCGATGCCGACGCCTTCCGCCTCGCAGATGGCGCGCAGGTGCCGGGCCAGCGTGCCGGCCTCGACGCGGCGCAGGTCGAAGCGCTGCGTGCGCGAGAGCACCGTGACCGGCACCTTGCGGATTTCGGTGGTGGCGAAGATGAACTTCACATGCTCGGGCGGCTCTTCCAGCGTCTTCAGCAGCCCGTTGAAGGCCGCCGTGGAGAGCATGTGCACTTCGTCGATGATGAAGACCTTGTAGCGCGCCAGCACCGGCTTGTAGCGCGCCGCCTCGATGATCTCGCGGATGTCGCCGATGCCGGTGTTGGAGGCGGCGTCCATCTCCTGCACGTCGACATGGCGGCTCTCGATGATGTCGCGGCAGTGGCGGCCGAGCACGGGCATGTCGAGGGTGGGCGCGCCACCACCCGCCGGCCCGTCGGCCGGCTCGTAATTGAGCGCGCGGGCGAGGATGCGGGCGGTGGTGGTCTTGCCGACGCCGCGCACGCCGGTGAGGATGTAGGCCTGCGCGATCCGCCCGGAGGTGAAGGCGTTGGACAGCGTGCGGACCATCGCCTCCTGACCGATCAGGTCGGCGAAGGTCTGCGGCCGGTATTTGCGCGCGAGCACGCGATAGGGGGTGTTCGACGCGGGAGCCGCGGCCGGTACGGCCGGGAGCGGGCCGAGATCGAAGCCCGACCCGTCATCGGCCGTGTGCGTCAGGTCGGGTGTATCCGGGCTGTCGGCGTTCATGGCCCTTACATAGCATCGCCAGGCGCGAAGGGCGCAACGCCGCGACGACGCGAGCGGGAATTTTCCGGGGACGGGATGGCGACGGGGAGCTTCCGGGCCATCGTCGGGCTCCCGCCGATCGTCATCCCGGACGGCCGCAGGCCGAT comes from Ancylobacter sp. TS-1 and encodes:
- a CDS encoding heavy metal translocating P-type ATPase — encoded protein: MAAQVIPLPVPGRRAPVAAPAGEAAQDFSLFLRHDPSGQTEMAFAVEGVDCAACIDEIEDGAEALPGVARARLNYTTHRLTVGWKAGEEARPGELLAALARIGYRAYPFEADRLEEIDNATSRHLLRCLAVAGFAMMNIMLLSVSVWSGNVTDITPETRDLFHWLSALIALPAAAYAGQPFFQSAFRALKARSLNMDVPITLGVLLALGVSVFETLNSAEHAYFDSAVMLLFFLLTGRYLDHAMRRRTRAEAGNLAALKATTANRIEADGSLVNVPAAAIRPGDEVMLRAGERAPVDGVVLSGTASVDESLVTGETLPRAVAAGQAVHAGSLVHDGVLRLRTTAVGEDTFLDEIERLLDKASTARGRYIRLADRAARLYAPMVHTTALLSLIGWLIAGASVHHAVLIAVAVLIITCPCALALAVPAVQVVAAGALMRNGILLNSGDTFERLAEVDTVAFDKTGTLTLPEPRLANEDEVPAHLLDAAARLALASTHPLARAVAHVRPGAVALAELREVPGAGVEGEIHGLPARLGSPAFCGCAALAARIAAGEPDASLVAVRLGAECAVLKVRQTLRPDARAVVEQLRREGRHVVLLSGDRREAVAPVAAELGIEDWWAEARPADKIAVLESLSAARRRVLMVGDGLNDAPSLAAAHVSLSPITAADVTRAHADAVFLGERLAPVLTALAIAGRARHLMRQNLLIAVVYNFIAVPLAIAGYVTPLVAALAMSGSSVIVTLNALRARLGTRGGNP
- the ccoS gene encoding cbb3-type cytochrome oxidase assembly protein CcoS — encoded protein: MSVLLYLVPAALSLGLLGLAAFMWSLRAGQYEDLDGAAVRVLADDDLADDDMAVAGRAIGPAAGAARGGRR
- a CDS encoding MFS transporter; translation: MSAGDFLAHEIGAARAGRLGCACPEDAGRPLRRSLGAGRLACGFALVVLAQALTLGVLPLAGAMLAPAESLAYLPMAHVPLAAFLLGAALASLPASFLLDSFGRRAGFALGASLGVAGGLLAAYGLILAQFPLLVVGALWLGAAQGFGLFYRHAAAFGAGAAPDGQGRAVARLIGAGALAGLAGPLLAGVAEEAFAPYTFAGTLILAALAQLGVLAFAVVLPEARASHAAFTVEAKDATAPVARLPWRAVVAPTLLAALAWGAMTATMAGAPLSLAGCGVGVPTISGVVAWHVVAMYAPALAAGALAARLGAGTMALAALLLCLGAAVAASLSADAVAISAAFLAVGAGWSLATAGTTLMLHGQGAPSRLQLGVHDGALLVAALAGVLV
- a CDS encoding acyl-[ACP]--phospholipid O-acyltransferase gives rise to the protein MFTRLMSARRFAPLFWCQFFAAFNDNFVKNAMALLILYGIAHVNGGALVTLAGGVFILPFFLFSSLGGQLADRYDKSLIARRVKFAEIWIVLVASAGFVLQSIPMLFAGLFLMGVLSALFGPVKYGILPDHLAKDELVSGNALIEMATFAAILGGTVAGALAFTHTGEWAVAGFTFVLAVIAWLSARAIPRTLPGAPDLVIDRNIWRSTMTLLADLKAERPIWRGALVVSWFWLVGAVVLSLLPTLVKENIGGVEGVVTLFLVLFTVGVAIGSTLAAKLSEGRILMALVPAAGIAMGVFALDLALMMSAAAPGPVPVGWYDFLVSGQGLHAAIGLIGLAAAGGAFVVPTFAYIQAAADEDRRARVIAGNNVLNAAFMVVGAVVVAGLQMAGVGAPALLMLIGACCFVAAILAGRAFQGQVLRDLIQIVFRVLFRVEVTGAEHLKAAGPGSVIAINHVSFLDAPLIMALLDNDPVFAVDRAIAEKWWVKPFLKLVRAFPLDPTKPMATRDLIRQVQQGEQLVIFPEGRITVTGSIMKIYDGSALVADKADAPVVPVRIEGLEQTYFSRLDSHQTRKRLFPKVRVTILPPRRLEVDKQLLGRKRRRAAGAALYDVMSDLVFETSHTGMTVYQAVEEAAVRLGMGRIVLEDPLGTILSYRKLLLGVRILGDKLARETARGEKVGVLLPNAAGVAVVLLGLSRHGRVPVMLNYTAGPSNLVLACKAAEVKVVIASRAFVEKARLEAEVAELSKHVRVLMSEDIRASVTTTDKIKAMLPLPAPKPADPDEPAFVLFTSGSEGTPKGVVLSHRNMLTNVAQVAARIDFSPADIMFNVLPVFHSFGLTGGLVLPMVSGLKTYLYPSPLHYRIIPELVYATNATAIVGTDTFLMGYARTANPYDFRSLRFVVAGAEPVKAETRRVWMEKFGHRILEGYGVTECAPVLAVNTPMFNRVGTVGRMLPGIHHRLEPVTGIEDGGRLQVRGPNVMLGYVRAEAPGVLEPPEHGWYDTGDIVALDEEGFVAIRGRVKRFAKIAGEMISLAAVDAMAAALRPDGQHVTVAVPDPRRGERVILMTTTPDLSRATMQEFGRESGATELMIPSEIMAMDELPLLGSGKVDFTRARVLALEAIAARAVAGGGSA
- a CDS encoding TetR/AcrR family transcriptional regulator, whose translation is MSTPPGALAPAPAGGARRGRVGADTRARIEAAALELFARKGVDGTSVRDIAEKVGVSEGALYRHFSSKDELARELFLTRYAALAREICAIEARGEAFGAKVAAVVELACRMFDAEPALFAYLLIHQHAHLAHVPQQAEANVVEAVARLIRGAGVPSGRVGLASALALGCVVQPAVFTLYGRIERPLIAQAGAIAAAVMAIVEQAGGR
- a CDS encoding YbaB/EbfC family nucleoid-associated protein, whose amino-acid sequence is MKDLLGIMSKVKEMQAKMEQLQAELDTIEVDGAAGGGLVNVRLTAKGALKSVRVDPSLLNPDEAEIVEDLIVAAHADARAKGERLVQEKTQALTAGLPIPPGMKLF
- a CDS encoding DNA polymerase III subunit gamma/tau, translated to MNADSPDTPDLTHTADDGSGFDLGPLPAVPAAAPASNTPYRVLARKYRPQTFADLIGQEAMVRTLSNAFTSGRIAQAYILTGVRGVGKTTTARILARALNYEPADGPAGGGAPTLDMPVLGRHCRDIIESRHVDVQEMDAASNTGIGDIREIIEAARYKPVLARYKVFIIDEVHMLSTAAFNGLLKTLEEPPEHVKFIFATTEIRKVPVTVLSRTQRFDLRRVEAGTLARHLRAICEAEGVGIDTEALSLVARAAEGSVRDALSLLDQAIAHSGGQSAGGMVHGEQVRALLGLADRGRVIDLFGALMKGDIGQALTELREQYDSGADPAVVIADLAEFTHLVTKLKILPETADDPALVEAERTRGRDFARGLSMRVLARAWQMLTKGLAEVQQAAKPMQAAEMVLVRLAYASDLPTPDEALRRLRDGAGEAQAGRSAPPAPSSPAPSGGGGGGGGGASAMAATAPRAFPAPQSAPNAAPSASASHLSVAARGTPRPAAAPSPAEAAPGVGIATFEDLIPLAVAKRDLRMKFALENHVRLVAFEDGKLEVALAPGGSPNVVQELQSKLSEWTGRRWLVAISREEGEPTLAERAAAQRDAMMTGVRADPLVAAALARFPGASIVDVRTNAPDEPEAGFMNDADLIAAREDGPGPDDEIEF